The following coding sequences lie in one Dehalococcoidia bacterium genomic window:
- a CDS encoding acyl-CoA dehydrogenase family protein: protein MDFNFTPEQEAFRKEVKEFLAKEIPPEFEAGVGGHVESEADWKFARSITKKLSQMGWLNIAWPEEYGGKDAHMFSVIINEEFNYRGAPGLDFGGIGMLAPALMAHGNEEQKKEHLGRIARGEVIWCQGWSEPGAGSDLPGMTTKAVEDGDSYVINGQKVWTSLAHHADWCFLLAKTDPNIEPKHKGITFFLVDFKTPGITINPLITMANEHCFSEVFYDNVRVPKKNIVGKINGGFKVAMTAAGFERSGIYRIARALGNVDKLIEFAKQPLPGGHIIGKDPYVRQRLANLYIEGRIARILAYRVAWLQTLGQQPEWEASIARVHGSEFQQHVGEIGAEIMGLYGTLFKESKWGNEKYSIARESLLGIGATIAAGTSEVQRNAIAMRGFGMPKSY from the coding sequence ATGGATTTTAATTTCACACCGGAACAGGAAGCGTTCCGAAAAGAGGTCAAGGAGTTTCTCGCAAAGGAGATCCCGCCCGAGTTCGAAGCAGGAGTGGGCGGCCATGTGGAGTCGGAAGCGGACTGGAAGTTCGCGCGTTCCATCACCAAGAAGCTGTCTCAAATGGGCTGGCTCAACATCGCCTGGCCTGAAGAGTACGGCGGCAAGGACGCGCACATGTTCAGCGTTATCATCAACGAGGAGTTTAACTACCGCGGCGCGCCCGGCTTAGACTTCGGCGGCATCGGCATGCTGGCCCCGGCCCTCATGGCCCACGGCAACGAGGAGCAGAAGAAGGAACACCTAGGCCGTATCGCGCGCGGCGAGGTCATCTGGTGCCAGGGCTGGAGCGAACCCGGCGCCGGGTCCGACCTGCCGGGCATGACCACCAAGGCCGTCGAGGATGGTGACTCATACGTCATCAACGGGCAGAAGGTATGGACTAGCCTGGCGCACCACGCTGACTGGTGCTTCCTGCTGGCTAAGACAGACCCCAACATTGAGCCCAAACACAAAGGCATCACCTTCTTCCTGGTCGATTTCAAGACACCGGGCATCACCATCAACCCGCTGATAACCATGGCCAACGAGCACTGTTTCTCAGAGGTGTTCTACGATAACGTCAGGGTGCCCAAGAAGAACATAGTTGGCAAGATCAACGGCGGGTTCAAGGTCGCCATGACCGCAGCGGGCTTCGAGCGCTCCGGCATCTACCGCATCGCACGGGCGCTGGGCAATGTCGACAAGCTGATCGAGTTCGCCAAGCAGCCGCTGCCGGGCGGGCACATCATCGGGAAGGACCCGTACGTCAGACAAAGGCTGGCCAACCTTTACATCGAGGGCCGCATCGCGCGCATACTGGCCTACCGCGTAGCCTGGCTGCAGACCCTGGGCCAACAGCCCGAATGGGAGGCTTCCATAGCGCGCGTGCATGGCAGCGAGTTTCAGCAGCATGTCGGCGAAATCGGCGCCGAGATCATGGGACTATACGGCACGCTTTTCAAAGAGTCGAAGTGGGGCAACGAGAAGTATTCAATAGCACGCGAGTCGCTGCTCGGAATCGGAGCCACCATAGCGGCCGGCACATCGGAAGTGCAGAGGAACGCCATCGCCATGCGTGGCTTCGGTATGCCGAAATCATACTAG
- a CDS encoding acyl-CoA dehydrogenase family protein, with translation MNLDFSEEQDMLRNSARQFASTECTKAIVRELEKSAEGYSPEMWGKMAELGWFGLMIPDEYDGMGMKLLDMVVVFEEIGKNILPSPFLVNTALATPPIVEAGSEALKKEFLPKIAAGEIILTMALTEKSAGYTPDCIQMKAEAKGDSFVLNGTKMFVEYATAANYLVVVAKTKEGKSADGITLFLVDAKAGGVTITPFDTTAADKQCEVVFKDVSVPKKNVIGDVDKGWPAVQSALQQATIAKCAEMCGGMEAMQEMAVAYAKERVQYGKPIGSYQAMQHKLAELYLRASMSKNILYEAAWMAQEKMDCDWKVSTCKAWCNEAYKLVTEDGVHIHGAIGTTMDHDASLYYRRARAAYSIFGDTEDHREVVAKSMGL, from the coding sequence ATGAATCTTGATTTCAGCGAAGAGCAGGATATGCTCCGAAACTCAGCCCGGCAGTTCGCGTCCACCGAGTGCACCAAAGCTATTGTCAGAGAGCTTGAAAAGAGCGCGGAAGGCTACTCGCCCGAGATGTGGGGCAAGATGGCGGAGCTCGGCTGGTTCGGGCTGATGATACCGGACGAATACGACGGCATGGGAATGAAACTGCTTGATATGGTTGTGGTATTCGAAGAGATAGGTAAGAACATTCTGCCCAGCCCCTTCCTCGTCAACACCGCTCTGGCCACGCCGCCTATCGTCGAGGCTGGCTCCGAGGCTTTGAAAAAGGAATTCCTGCCTAAGATAGCCGCGGGCGAGATCATACTGACCATGGCGCTCACCGAGAAGAGCGCGGGCTACACCCCCGACTGCATCCAGATGAAGGCGGAGGCCAAGGGCGACAGCTTCGTGCTCAACGGCACCAAGATGTTCGTCGAGTATGCCACCGCGGCCAACTACCTTGTAGTCGTTGCCAAGACTAAGGAAGGTAAGTCTGCGGACGGCATAACGCTGTTTCTCGTCGATGCCAAGGCGGGCGGAGTTACGATAACGCCTTTCGACACCACCGCCGCCGATAAGCAGTGCGAGGTCGTCTTCAAGGACGTCAGCGTCCCCAAGAAGAACGTCATCGGCGATGTTGACAAGGGCTGGCCGGCAGTGCAGAGCGCATTGCAGCAGGCCACCATAGCCAAGTGCGCCGAGATGTGCGGCGGCATGGAAGCGATGCAGGAGATGGCCGTGGCCTACGCCAAGGAAAGGGTGCAGTACGGCAAGCCTATCGGTTCCTATCAGGCAATGCAGCACAAGCTGGCCGAGCTGTATCTGCGCGCCAGCATGTCCAAGAATATCCTGTACGAAGCGGCATGGATGGCCCAGGAGAAGATGGACTGCGACTGGAAGGTATCCACATGCAAGGCGTGGTGCAACGAGGCCTACAAGCTGGTCACCGAGGACGGTGTGCATATCCACGGAGCTATCGGCACGACGATGGACCACGACGCCAGCCTTTACTATCGCAGGGCGCGGGCGGCCTACTCGATCTTCGGCGACACTGAAGATCACAGGGAAGTCGTAGCCAAATCGATGGGGCTGTAA
- a CDS encoding acyl-CoA dehydrogenase family protein, producing the protein MDFQLTPEQEALKKEFDTFFEEEMKKAPEGWMWGLDGLFNDIGWPFNKYMAKRLAEKGWLVRPWPKEYGGCNAPMMEQLIFSDSIGYYCAPGVDPLGIGMIGPTLLALGNEEQKKEHLPPIAKAEKFWCQGWSEPNAGSDLASLTTRAVKDGDDWIINGQKCWNTGAHRADWSFMLARTDPNEKRSKGITFFLVDMKTPGIEVRPIPGMDGSEHFNEIFFDNVRVPSRNIVGEVNQGWGVTNATMNFERSSVGVISGIKRALYELVEYCKENSLKGKPLKDNPHVRHRLAQLFIDIETGHAMSYRCGWMQEKGDLLGAASASCGAKVFSTELWQRCAFTGVEIMGLYGTVAHTSKKFAPIRGQFENLVQITPGYKLGGGTSEIMKNIIAWIGLGLPRK; encoded by the coding sequence ATGGACTTCCAACTAACCCCGGAACAGGAAGCCTTAAAGAAGGAGTTCGACACCTTCTTTGAGGAAGAGATGAAGAAGGCCCCCGAGGGATGGATGTGGGGCCTGGACGGACTGTTTAACGACATCGGCTGGCCTTTCAACAAGTACATGGCGAAAAGGCTGGCGGAGAAGGGCTGGCTGGTGAGGCCGTGGCCCAAGGAATACGGCGGCTGCAACGCCCCCATGATGGAGCAGCTCATATTCAGCGATTCCATCGGCTATTACTGCGCCCCCGGCGTAGATCCGTTAGGCATCGGAATGATCGGGCCGACGCTGCTGGCGCTGGGCAACGAGGAACAGAAGAAGGAACACCTGCCCCCGATAGCGAAAGCCGAGAAGTTCTGGTGTCAGGGCTGGAGCGAGCCCAACGCCGGCTCCGACCTGGCATCGCTGACGACAAGGGCCGTCAAGGACGGCGACGACTGGATCATCAACGGCCAGAAGTGCTGGAACACCGGAGCGCACCGCGCCGACTGGAGCTTCATGCTGGCCAGAACCGACCCAAACGAGAAACGCAGCAAGGGCATTACCTTCTTCCTCGTCGATATGAAGACGCCGGGCATCGAGGTTCGGCCGATACCGGGTATGGACGGCTCCGAGCACTTTAACGAGATCTTCTTCGATAATGTGCGCGTCCCCTCGCGGAACATCGTGGGAGAGGTCAACCAGGGATGGGGCGTTACCAATGCCACCATGAACTTCGAACGCTCCAGCGTGGGCGTCATCTCAGGAATAAAACGCGCGCTCTACGAACTGGTGGAATACTGCAAAGAGAACAGCCTCAAGGGCAAGCCGCTGAAGGACAACCCGCACGTGCGCCATCGCCTGGCGCAGCTCTTCATCGACATCGAGACCGGCCACGCCATGAGCTACCGCTGCGGCTGGATGCAGGAGAAGGGCGACCTTCTCGGCGCCGCCTCGGCATCATGCGGGGCCAAGGTCTTCAGCACCGAGCTGTGGCAGCGCTGCGCCTTCACCGGCGTGGAGATAATGGGCCTCTACGGCACGGTGGCGCATACCTCCAAGAAGTTCGCACCGATACGCGGCCAGTTCGAGAACCTGGTACAGATCACACCCGGCTACAAGCTGGGCGGCGGAACTTCGGAAATCATGAAAAATATAATCGCCTGGATCGGCCTGGGGCTGCCCAGGAAATAA
- a CDS encoding acetyl-CoA acetyltransferase, with protein MVESIKDRVAIIGMGCTQFGELWDKSRVDLVVEATKEAYADAGLEQKDIQAGWVSTYYDTSGITGQALAAPLRLPYLPITRVENACASASDALRNATYAVAAGIYDRVLVVGVEKIKDQGLSGLAVRNLDMGGLMFSMTMPGMFSMLATKYFSHYNITPEDGKKMLAHVSWKSHKNGVNSPKAHFRKEVSMDQIIKAPIIAWPLGLFDCCGVSDGAAAAIIVPAKDAKKYRKDPLMIKALQMSVAPGDGTTSTKYDYLHVESTVRAGEAAYIEAGIKNPREEIGMADVHDCFSITEAVTMEDLRFSKRGNMKEDIESGFFDLEGGLAVQPDGGLKCFGHPIGATGLRMIYEMYKQSQGKAEKRQLKNPKLGLTHNLGGQPPHCTIFVGIFGT; from the coding sequence ATGGTAGAGAGTATTAAAGATAGAGTAGCGATCATCGGAATGGGTTGCACCCAGTTCGGTGAGCTTTGGGATAAAAGTCGCGTCGACCTGGTCGTTGAGGCGACCAAAGAAGCTTACGCGGACGCCGGGCTCGAGCAGAAGGATATACAGGCGGGATGGGTCTCCACCTACTACGACACGTCCGGCATCACCGGCCAGGCGCTGGCCGCCCCGCTCAGGCTGCCCTACCTGCCCATCACCCGCGTTGAGAACGCCTGCGCCTCGGCTTCCGATGCCTTAAGGAACGCCACATACGCAGTCGCCGCCGGCATCTACGACCGCGTGCTGGTCGTCGGCGTCGAGAAGATCAAGGACCAGGGCCTCAGCGGACTGGCCGTGCGCAACCTGGACATGGGCGGACTGATGTTCTCCATGACCATGCCCGGCATGTTCTCAATGCTGGCCACGAAATACTTTTCCCACTACAACATAACGCCCGAGGACGGCAAGAAGATGCTGGCCCACGTATCGTGGAAGAGCCACAAGAACGGCGTGAACAGCCCCAAGGCGCACTTCCGCAAGGAAGTAAGCATGGACCAGATAATAAAGGCCCCGATAATCGCGTGGCCGCTGGGCTTGTTCGACTGCTGCGGCGTCTCCGACGGCGCGGCGGCCGCCATCATCGTGCCGGCCAAGGACGCCAAGAAATACCGCAAAGACCCGCTCATGATCAAGGCGCTCCAGATGAGCGTGGCCCCGGGCGACGGGACGACATCGACCAAGTACGACTATCTCCATGTCGAGTCCACCGTGCGCGCCGGCGAAGCGGCCTACATCGAGGCCGGAATCAAGAACCCGCGCGAGGAGATCGGCATGGCCGACGTCCATGACTGCTTCTCCATCACCGAGGCTGTGACCATGGAAGACCTGAGATTCAGCAAGCGCGGCAACATGAAAGAGGATATCGAATCCGGCTTCTTCGATCTTGAGGGCGGACTGGCGGTTCAGCCCGACGGCGGACTGAAGTGCTTCGGCCATCCCATCGGCGCCACCGGATTGAGAATGATATACGAGATGTACAAGCAGTCGCAGGGCAAGGCGGAGAAGCGCCAGCTCAAGAACCCGAAGCTGGGACTGACGCACAACCTTGGCGGACAGCCCCCGCACTGCACGATATTCGTAGGCATCTTCGGAACCTAG